Genomic DNA from uncultured Acetobacterium sp.:
TGAAGCGGTATCATCAAGAAGATAGTAACCTTCAGGTTTGTAATAATGCAGCAAGTTTTTGGTGATATAAAGGGAATGATCCAGCATGTAATCAAGCAGTTCTTCGACCTCTTCCTGTTCTTCATAAATGGCGCAAAGTCCTTCGGTGAAGCCCATGAAGCCAATGAACTGCTGGAATAAATCGGCAAATCCACTGAGGACAAAGGCGGTTTGATCAGGGTCTTGAACGTATTTTTTTCGGTCTGCCTTAGCGGCGGCTTCCCAGTCAAATCCGGTGTAATCTGGCGCTTTAATGACGTCACGCCATTTCGTGACGTCGGTCAGAATAAAGTCATTGGGTTTGGGCAGAGCGGCAAAATTAATTTCTTCACCGGTTACAAAGGTGACACCCCAGGGGTCAACGCCACCACCAGGGCCTCTAAAACTACCTAAAATACAAGGGTCTGCCATCGTGAGAAGTGGCGCATCAGGGCCAAAAAATGATGATACCGGTACGTATTCCGGCATTTCCCCCCGGGCTACCCGCAAAAAGTTTTCTTTCTGAGTTAAATGAGCTGTCATAGTTGTCCTCCTTTAATTGTTGAATTATAACCAAGTTTAATATTCAAAATTGGTTTTGTCAATACTTTTGTAATAATAATTAAATTTACTATAATAACGTTTGTAGCTTGTTGGATAAACGTGATTATAGGAGCGCATTTCTATAAATAATACAAGTTTTAATTAAAAATTAGTGAAAGAAAAGAGTTGAATGCGTTAGATGTTAAATAAATATAAAAATTTACGTCATCATATTTTGGCGATTGTTGAATAAAAACACGTGAACATTTATAATAATGACTGAATTGAAGCATCTATCTGTTGTTGTATATCGTCGGGACATAACATATAATTATTAAAAAGAGATGAAATTGCTGTGGAGTTGCCAGGGCAAGACGATGAATCGATGTTTTTAGATAAGTCAAATTGAGTAGAAAAAGAGGGTGTCATGAGAAATTCAGCAAATCATTTTCAAAGCATGTTCAGGTTTTTAATTAATGTGGTGTTGATCCTGTTGCAGTTAACCATCATTGGTATTGTGATTCTCCAATTTTCAGATTATGCAGTGTATGCATATTGGGTAATTGAAGCAATTGCAGTGCTGGTCGTATTGAACATTGTTTACCGAAAAAAAACGGCAGCCTATAAAATATCCTGGATCATCTTTGTCTTGATTCTTCCGGCAGTGGGGATTGTCCTCTACTTTATTTGGGGACGGCAGCATGTATCAAAAAAGTCCAAGGCTCGCTGGGATAAAATTAATCAGAATACTTATGAAAAACTGAGTCAAAATCGTGATGTTTTTGAAGAGCTGAAAGATTCTGGAATAAAAAAAGAAGTCGACCTGGTGTATCGGCTATGTGGCCTGCCGGTCTGGAAAAATACCAAAACAAAGTATTTAAGATTAGGGGAGGAAATGCAT
This window encodes:
- a CDS encoding uroporphyrinogen decarboxylase family protein — translated: MTAHLTQKENFLRVARGEMPEYVPVSSFFGPDAPLLTMADPCILGSFRGPGGGVDPWGVTFVTGEEINFAALPKPNDFILTDVTKWRDVIKAPDYTGFDWEAAAKADRKKYVQDPDQTAFVLSGFADLFQQFIGFMGFTEGLCAIYEEQEEVEELLDYMLDHSLYITKNLLHYYKPEGYYLLDDTASKLNPFISPRLFEEIFVPRYKKCLDLVRDENVPIFYHNCGRCEDLIPAMVDIGVNVWDPAQVENNLVGMKQKYGSKLAINGGFEFRMPSIWPVVNEEEVREAVRETFDRLATDGGFIFNGMITSLDYFDPKVQEVNGWIVDEAKKLSKTVYN